The Flavobacterium jumunjinense genome includes a region encoding these proteins:
- a CDS encoding sensor histidine kinase, with protein sequence MNSLLKRQIEKHLKNGLNDIDQFFTAVDNSYANFEEQIAMLQRAMKISSDELYEANQKLREEADSLKEINSNLEFVLESMSLDTQTTGKLEEFSSANYIKQQTQEIVKINKQREELVINLEKQNKELSQYAHMVSHDLKAPLRSIDALINWFIEDNPEFINEKNKESLDLILFNVEKMDLLIGGILDYSSVDTKKTDDRLIDINALVQELVQTLDVPKNITIKIDNVLPKIFGNDFRFNQLFQNLIQNAIKYNRKEVGLIEIGCKEDENVIEFYIKDNGMGIPEPYHNKIFEIFSKLESNNQSSGIGLSIVKKIIEIYNGQIWLESQEDIGTTFYFTLPKNNGKA encoded by the coding sequence ATGAATTCATTATTAAAGAGACAAATTGAAAAGCATTTAAAAAACGGACTCAACGATATTGATCAGTTCTTCACAGCGGTAGATAATTCGTATGCTAATTTTGAAGAACAAATTGCAATGCTTCAACGCGCAATGAAAATTAGTTCAGACGAACTATACGAAGCTAATCAAAAATTGAGAGAAGAAGCAGATAGTTTAAAAGAAATAAATAGTAATTTAGAATTTGTCTTAGAATCAATGAGTTTAGATACTCAAACAACGGGTAAGTTAGAAGAATTCAGTAGTGCAAACTATATAAAGCAGCAAACACAAGAGATCGTAAAAATTAACAAGCAAAGAGAAGAATTGGTTATAAACCTTGAAAAGCAAAACAAAGAACTTAGTCAATATGCTCACATGGTTTCTCATGATTTAAAAGCCCCTCTAAGGAGTATTGATGCTTTAATTAATTGGTTTATTGAGGATAATCCTGAGTTTATAAATGAAAAAAATAAAGAATCGTTAGATTTAATCCTGTTTAATGTTGAAAAAATGGATTTGTTGATTGGAGGAATCTTAGATTATTCTTCTGTAGATACAAAGAAAACGGACGACAGACTTATAGATATTAATGCTTTAGTTCAAGAATTGGTGCAGACATTAGATGTGCCTAAGAATATTACCATAAAAATTGATAATGTACTACCTAAAATTTTCGGTAATGATTTTAGATTCAATCAATTATTTCAAAATTTAATTCAAAATGCAATTAAATACAATCGAAAAGAAGTTGGTTTAATAGAAATAGGATGTAAAGAAGATGAGAATGTGATAGAATTCTATATTAAAGACAACGGAATGGGAATTCCTGAACCGTATCATAATAAAATTTTTGAAATTTTCTCTAAATTAGAGAGTAACAATCAATCTTCTGGAATTGGACTTTCAATTGTGAAAAAAATTATAGAAATTTATAATGGTCAAATTTGGTTGGAAAGCCAAGAAGATATAGGAACAACCTTTTATTTCACTTTACCTAAAAACAATGGAAAAGCCTAA
- a CDS encoding glutamate synthase subunit beta, producing MGKPTGFLEYERIDEDYIKVEERLQNYNEFTIPLEETKLKSQGARCMDCGIPFCHSGCPLGNLIPDFNDKVYKGRWKEAAAILHSTNNFPEFTGRLCPAPCEEACVLGINEDPVSIENIEKNIVETAFKEGWIVAHPPKVRTDKRVAVIGSGPSGLAAAQQLNRAGHTVTVFERDAKVGGLLRYGIPDFKLEKQIIDRRIEVLKEEGIIFKTNAYVGNNISVETIKADYDAVLMCGGATERRGIPIKGNHLKGVHQAMEFLKLNNQYVDGLIQFDKVLSAKDKKVIVIGGGDTGSDCIGTSNRHGAVSVTNFEILTKPTVGRPANQPWPYWPMKLKTTSSHKEGVERFFSISTKEFLGDKKGNLVGLKTVEVEWIFKEGERPQLIEVPNTEKDWDCDMVLLALGFTGAEKTLAEQLGVEMDFRTNIKATEKDYATNVKGIFAAGDMRRGQSLIVWAISEGRQVAYYIDEYLMGKSNLPLKEGFDLPRI from the coding sequence ATGGGAAAGCCAACAGGATTTTTAGAATACGAAAGAATAGACGAGGACTATATTAAAGTTGAAGAACGTCTTCAAAATTATAATGAATTTACCATTCCACTTGAGGAAACCAAATTAAAATCACAAGGTGCAAGATGTATGGATTGTGGGATACCATTTTGCCATAGCGGTTGTCCATTAGGAAACTTAATTCCCGATTTTAATGATAAAGTTTATAAAGGAAGATGGAAAGAAGCCGCTGCAATTTTGCATTCCACAAATAATTTCCCGGAATTTACAGGAAGATTGTGTCCAGCACCATGCGAAGAAGCTTGTGTACTTGGAATCAATGAAGATCCAGTAAGTATTGAAAATATTGAGAAGAATATAGTGGAAACGGCTTTTAAAGAAGGTTGGATAGTAGCACATCCTCCAAAAGTAAGAACCGATAAAAGAGTAGCAGTAATAGGATCTGGACCTTCTGGTTTGGCAGCAGCCCAACAATTAAATAGAGCAGGACATACTGTTACTGTTTTTGAGCGTGATGCAAAAGTAGGTGGTTTATTGCGTTATGGAATTCCCGATTTTAAATTGGAAAAACAAATTATCGACAGAAGAATTGAAGTTTTAAAAGAAGAAGGCATTATTTTTAAAACGAATGCCTACGTAGGTAATAACATAAGCGTAGAAACAATAAAGGCCGATTATGATGCGGTTTTAATGTGTGGAGGTGCAACCGAAAGAAGAGGGATTCCTATTAAAGGAAATCATTTGAAAGGAGTGCATCAAGCTATGGAATTTTTAAAATTAAACAATCAATATGTTGATGGTTTAATACAATTTGATAAGGTTTTATCGGCTAAAGATAAAAAAGTAATTGTTATTGGTGGTGGAGATACTGGTTCCGATTGTATTGGAACAAGTAATCGTCATGGAGCTGTTTCTGTAACAAATTTTGAAATATTAACAAAACCAACTGTTGGTCGACCTGCCAATCAACCGTGGCCTTATTGGCCAATGAAATTGAAAACGACTTCTTCTCATAAAGAAGGTGTGGAACGATTTTTTAGTATTTCTACTAAAGAATTTTTGGGTGATAAAAAAGGAAATTTAGTAGGCTTAAAAACCGTTGAGGTAGAGTGGATTTTTAAAGAAGGAGAACGTCCTCAATTAATTGAAGTGCCAAATACTGAAAAAGATTGGGATTGTGATATGGTTTTGTTAGCGCTTGGTTTTACAGGAGCTGAAAAAACGTTAGCAGAACAACTAGGAGTTGAAATGGATTTCAGAACTAATATTAAAGCAACTGAAAAAGACTATGCTACAAACGTAAAAGGTATTTTTGCGGCAGGAGATATGCGTCGTGGACAATCATTAATTGTTTGGGCAATATCTGAAGGTAGACAAGTAGCCTATTATATTGATGAGTATTTGATGGGTAAATCTAATTTGCCGTTAAAAGAAGGTTTTGATTTGCCTAGAATTTAA
- a CDS encoding FIST signal transduction protein, translating into MKIIQASKLEGENWEYIQEKMVLKKPLVLVFANRYLLEDEKVIEDIRKEFPYEDIVFGSTSGEICCCSVNDNSISVTAIEFEKSSFVVERQNILDFDKKADKLGEELFKKIPKKGLKHLFVLSEGSFVNGSSLILGLEKNIDDIVSITGGMCGDDARFEKTLASYKENPKVGEVVLIGFYGESLEISFASHGGWTSFGPERKITKSNGNILYELDGQPALDLYKKYLGEKASQLPQASLLYPLNVTPEGKDKPVVRTILSINDTDNSMVLAGDVPVNSRVQLMMASVDAIASGAETAAELAMKDRVNRPEIAILVSCVGRRLVMDQRVEEEVEQVRERIGDKVAITGFYSYGEMAPFHGNKFCDLHNQTMTLTLISE; encoded by the coding sequence ATGAAAATTATTCAAGCGTCAAAATTAGAAGGCGAAAATTGGGAATATATTCAAGAAAAAATGGTTTTAAAAAAACCATTAGTCTTAGTTTTTGCAAATAGATATTTATTAGAAGATGAAAAAGTAATTGAAGATATTCGTAAGGAGTTTCCTTATGAAGACATAGTTTTTGGTTCAACTTCTGGAGAAATTTGTTGTTGTAGTGTTAATGATAATTCTATATCAGTTACTGCAATCGAGTTTGAAAAGAGTTCTTTTGTAGTTGAAAGACAAAATATCTTAGATTTTGATAAAAAAGCAGATAAATTAGGAGAAGAGTTATTTAAAAAAATACCAAAAAAAGGATTAAAACACTTGTTCGTATTGTCAGAAGGTAGCTTTGTAAATGGAAGTTCATTAATTCTAGGACTTGAGAAAAATATAGATGATATAGTTTCTATTACTGGTGGCATGTGTGGAGATGATGCTCGATTCGAAAAAACATTGGCTTCCTATAAAGAAAATCCGAAAGTTGGAGAAGTAGTTTTGATTGGTTTCTACGGAGAATCATTAGAGATTTCATTTGCTAGTCATGGTGGTTGGACTTCATTTGGCCCAGAAAGAAAAATAACCAAATCCAATGGAAATATTCTTTATGAATTAGATGGGCAGCCTGCTTTAGATTTATATAAAAAATATTTAGGAGAAAAAGCATCTCAGTTGCCACAAGCATCATTGTTATATCCTTTAAATGTAACACCAGAAGGGAAAGATAAACCTGTGGTTAGAACGATTTTAAGTATTAATGATACAGACAACTCTATGGTGTTGGCAGGAGACGTTCCTGTAAATTCTAGAGTGCAATTAATGATGGCTTCTGTCGATGCAATTGCAAGTGGAGCAGAAACAGCAGCAGAATTAGCAATGAAAGACAGGGTAAATAGACCAGAAATTGCTATATTAGTTAGTTGTGTTGGTAGACGGCTAGTAATGGACCAACGCGTAGAGGAAGAAGTAGAACAAGTAAGAGAGAGAATAGGAGATAAAGTTGCTATTACAGGGTTTTATTCTTACGGAGAAATGGCTCCATTTCATGGGAATAAATTTTGTGATTTACATAATCAAACAATGACATTAACACTTATAAGCGAATAA
- a CDS encoding LytR/AlgR family response regulator transcription factor → MNCIILDDEEMARVILEQMISNHLNLKLVGSFSNAMQAIKFLNQNQVDLIFLDIHMPDFTGFDFIQTIKNPPNVILVTSDKNFAIEAFEYKCIVDYLVKPIDVPRFDKAIVKAELAPKKDGSSNENKEKEDTVNEFYVNIDRRLIKIEIASVSIVEAKGDYILIKTDAKNYTVHSTLKKIEEKLPKDQFLKVHRSYIINTRKIIDIEDNSVLIGKEVIPVSRSNRQELIKRLNLL, encoded by the coding sequence ATGAATTGCATTATTTTAGATGACGAAGAAATGGCAAGAGTAATACTTGAGCAAATGATTTCAAATCATCTCAATTTAAAACTTGTTGGTAGTTTTAGTAATGCAATGCAAGCAATTAAGTTCTTAAATCAAAATCAAGTAGATTTAATTTTTTTAGATATTCACATGCCCGATTTTACTGGTTTTGATTTTATACAGACCATTAAAAATCCACCAAATGTAATTCTTGTAACTTCCGATAAAAACTTTGCAATTGAAGCTTTTGAATATAAGTGTATTGTTGATTATTTAGTTAAGCCGATTGATGTGCCACGTTTTGATAAGGCAATTGTTAAAGCCGAATTAGCTCCTAAAAAGGATGGCTCTTCAAATGAAAATAAAGAAAAAGAAGACACAGTAAATGAATTCTATGTTAATATAGATAGAAGGTTAATTAAAATAGAAATAGCTTCTGTTTCAATAGTTGAAGCGAAAGGAGATTATATCTTAATAAAGACAGATGCTAAAAACTATACAGTACATTCTACATTAAAAAAAATAGAAGAAAAACTACCTAAAGATCAATTTTTAAAAGTGCATAGGTCTTATATTATCAATACAAGAAAAATTATTGATATAGAAGATAATAGTGTTTTAATTGGAAAAGAGGTAATACCCGTTAGTCGTTCCAATCGTCAAGAATTAATCAAAAGATTAAACCTGCTTTAA
- a CDS encoding tetratricopeptide repeat protein produces the protein MKKYLLLLLLNAVNLISGQDITLQKALLEFNKDKLNLEKIIKIENALSKSPNDTLKVEALYTLGKAFSRIERYDKSFDSYAKALVIANQIKSDEQIGLVNQLLGNLQFKLGNFDKSEALYKTSLLNFTKVNNVNRIAKVKVNLALIDIKKGNIEKALHSLIELSKVENFSQNAKSIILMSIGNIYLEKYLDPKQAIEYYQKSIALLNSTQNINLICSINQNIAESYIDLKQYKEALLYNKKSETFLKIESNNELWATLYLFYSEIFEGQGNSELALKNYKLYQEYQKKVDESKNSLLIENLEVLNQLKNSEIQNRVKEQKIQILKIEKSLATTKIYVLLLLILITCFLIYSIIKKQKIKIIKLYNRAIQFQNKLKYTENKTEKIILNVHHNNDFIKHFTCRLKEVSHDINDEKVKKNLNSLIFDLQNSKLSNEKNEELYKDISSTFLYRLEKTYPTLIEEERKICALIFLNYKNKEIATSLNLSLRSVENHRYRIRKKMNIETNVSLYSCFQELS, from the coding sequence ATGAAAAAATATTTGCTCTTATTACTTCTTAACGCTGTTAATTTAATTTCTGGACAGGATATTACCTTGCAAAAAGCTTTGTTAGAATTTAATAAAGATAAGCTCAATTTAGAGAAAATAATAAAAATTGAAAATGCGCTTTCGAAATCACCAAATGACACATTAAAAGTAGAAGCATTGTATACTCTTGGAAAAGCTTTTTCTAGAATTGAAAGATATGACAAATCTTTTGATTCCTATGCAAAAGCTTTAGTTATAGCCAACCAAATAAAATCGGATGAACAAATTGGACTAGTAAACCAATTATTAGGTAATCTTCAGTTTAAATTAGGCAATTTTGATAAAAGTGAAGCTTTGTATAAAACATCTTTGCTAAATTTTACTAAAGTGAATAACGTTAATAGAATTGCAAAAGTAAAAGTAAACTTAGCTTTAATAGATATTAAAAAAGGAAATATAGAGAAAGCATTACATTCATTAATTGAGTTAAGCAAAGTTGAAAATTTTAGTCAAAATGCAAAATCAATTATTTTAATGTCAATTGGAAATATCTATTTAGAAAAATATTTAGACCCAAAACAGGCAATAGAATATTATCAAAAGAGTATTGCTTTACTAAATAGCACACAAAACATAAATTTAATTTGTAGTATAAATCAAAATATAGCAGAAAGTTATATCGATTTAAAACAATATAAAGAAGCTTTGTTATACAATAAAAAGAGCGAAACGTTTTTAAAAATTGAAAGCAACAATGAACTATGGGCTACACTTTATTTGTTTTATTCTGAAATTTTTGAAGGTCAAGGAAATTCTGAGTTAGCATTAAAAAATTATAAGCTGTATCAAGAATATCAAAAAAAAGTTGATGAATCTAAAAATTCATTGCTTATCGAAAATCTAGAAGTTCTCAATCAGCTTAAAAATAGTGAAATTCAAAATAGAGTTAAAGAACAAAAAATTCAAATCTTAAAAATTGAAAAATCTTTAGCCACAACTAAAATTTATGTATTACTTCTTTTAATTTTAATAACATGCTTTTTGATTTATTCAATAATAAAAAAGCAAAAAATTAAAATAATCAAATTATATAATAGAGCAATTCAATTTCAAAATAAACTTAAATATACAGAAAACAAAACAGAAAAAATAATTTTAAATGTACATCATAACAACGATTTTATAAAGCATTTTACATGTAGATTAAAAGAAGTTTCACATGATATTAATGATGAAAAAGTTAAAAAAAATCTTAATTCATTAATTTTTGATTTACAGAATAGTAAATTATCGAATGAAAAAAATGAAGAGTTATATAAAGATATTTCTTCTACATTTTTATATAGGTTAGAAAAAACATATCCAACACTAATAGAAGAAGAGCGGAAAATATGTGCTTTAATTTTTCTTAATTATAAAAATAAGGAAATTGCGACTTCATTAAACTTGTCATTACGCAGTGTTGAAAATCATAGATACAGGATAAGAAAAAAAATGAATATAGAAACAAATGTTAGTTTATATAGCTGTTTTCAGGAACTTAGCTAA
- a CDS encoding PAS domain S-box protein produces MGKLEFKFDENSFNKLYPFYILISKDLKIIGLGKSMKKVCKDLKLNSNFNDNFSIRRPHLDAFNFESVNELIDQLSVVDYTKDRLVLRGQFQFLQDAILFVGSPWFVSMDQIRSKNLVFNDFSISDPLLDLLHILNNQELTTKELNESLVTISKQKNKIKERQEELNRLSLVASTNQSGVVFTKPDGKIFWCNDAYLKHTGYSIDEIIGKTPIELGRCEATDNAQLHKMIQPFFKGEPFSLQLVHGRKDGSYFWTRTRGQAIKDENGKFIEYFAIVDDISTEVEARTKIVESENRLSTLIKNLETGILLEDQNRKILLSNKKFCSLFSIDANPDQLVGQDCSKSAEESKFFFNEPDNFVKRIAKILAEKKIVQNEILSLVDGRYFERSYIPIYEEGVYKGHLWTYTDVTLKVRYNESLEKEKQKYSSIIANMNLGLLEVNLDDEVTFANQAFCDISGFALEDLLGNKASGKFLDEESRALLEDKNKLREDGVSDSYEVKVTTKQGKKKTWLISGAPNYDLKGEPIGSIGIHLDITEQKEQEEELFLLSLIAEKNINAVIICNRNGEIEWVNKSFITMSGYTKEELIGKKPGCLLQGKNTSLETINYLKEQIRKGLPFNCEVLNYSKNGGEYWVSVQGQALYNKKGEILKYFAIEENITQRKLLEIQREELVTSLARINQELEDYAQIVSHDLKSPLRSIHSLISWIKEDNDKEFSEQTLQYLSMIESKVEKMDHLIHGILTYAKIDKVDEVIEAISINDIVKNIIEMIDIPENIQVIIKNELPTIEADKFRMQQLFQNIISNAVNYIDKEEGLVEVDFFEKEHSYVFSIKDNGPGIALENQEKMFNTFQSFTNSEKSTGLGLSIVKKVIETYKGKIWLESELKVGTTFFIKLKKQQQ; encoded by the coding sequence ATGGGAAAATTAGAATTTAAATTTGACGAAAATAGTTTCAATAAATTATATCCTTTTTATATTCTAATTAGTAAAGACTTGAAGATTATAGGACTCGGTAAGAGTATGAAGAAGGTTTGTAAAGATTTAAAACTTAATTCAAATTTTAATGATAACTTTTCCATAAGAAGACCACATTTAGATGCATTTAATTTTGAAAGTGTTAACGAATTAATAGACCAACTATCGGTTGTAGATTATACTAAAGATAGGTTGGTTTTAAGAGGACAATTTCAATTTCTTCAAGACGCAATTCTATTTGTAGGATCACCTTGGTTTGTTTCAATGGACCAAATTAGAAGTAAAAATCTAGTTTTTAATGATTTTTCAATAAGTGATCCATTGCTAGATTTGTTGCACATACTAAACAATCAAGAGCTTACAACAAAAGAACTAAATGAGTCATTGGTTACAATTAGTAAGCAGAAAAATAAAATAAAAGAAAGACAAGAAGAGCTAAATAGACTTTCCTTAGTAGCAAGTACCAATCAGAGTGGTGTTGTTTTTACAAAACCAGACGGAAAGATTTTTTGGTGTAACGATGCCTATCTTAAGCATACAGGTTATTCTATTGATGAAATAATAGGAAAAACACCAATAGAATTAGGTAGATGTGAAGCTACAGACAATGCACAACTTCACAAAATGATTCAACCTTTTTTTAAAGGAGAACCTTTTAGTTTGCAATTAGTTCACGGCCGAAAAGATGGCTCTTATTTTTGGACAAGAACAAGAGGACAGGCCATAAAAGATGAAAACGGAAAGTTTATAGAATATTTCGCAATTGTCGATGATATTTCAACCGAGGTAGAAGCAAGAACAAAAATTGTAGAATCAGAAAACAGATTGTCTACTTTAATCAAAAACTTAGAAACAGGAATATTATTAGAAGATCAGAATCGTAAAATTCTTCTTTCTAATAAAAAATTCTGCTCATTATTTTCAATAGATGCAAACCCAGATCAGCTAGTAGGACAAGATTGTAGTAAATCAGCCGAAGAGTCTAAATTTTTTTTTAATGAACCAGATAATTTTGTAAAAAGAATTGCTAAAATTCTAGCCGAAAAGAAAATAGTTCAAAACGAAATACTCTCATTGGTTGATGGAAGATATTTCGAGAGAAGTTATATTCCTATTTATGAAGAAGGAGTTTACAAAGGTCATTTGTGGACGTATACAGATGTTACTTTAAAAGTTAGGTATAATGAAAGTCTCGAAAAGGAAAAACAAAAGTACAGCAGTATAATTGCAAATATGAATTTGGGGCTATTAGAAGTAAATTTAGATGATGAAGTTACTTTTGCAAACCAAGCTTTTTGCGATATTAGTGGTTTTGCCTTAGAAGATTTATTAGGAAACAAAGCTTCTGGGAAATTTTTAGATGAAGAAAGTAGAGCGCTTTTAGAAGATAAAAATAAATTAAGAGAAGATGGTGTTTCAGATTCTTATGAAGTTAAGGTAACAACAAAACAAGGAAAAAAGAAAACGTGGTTAATTAGTGGTGCTCCAAATTACGATTTAAAAGGAGAACCTATTGGTTCTATTGGGATACATTTAGATATTACCGAACAAAAAGAGCAAGAAGAAGAACTTTTTTTACTTTCTTTAATTGCAGAAAAAAATATTAATGCAGTAATAATATGTAATAGAAACGGAGAGATTGAATGGGTAAATAAAAGTTTTATCACTATGTCTGGTTACACTAAAGAAGAATTGATAGGTAAAAAACCAGGATGTCTTCTACAAGGAAAAAACACATCCCTGGAAACTATAAACTATCTTAAAGAACAAATTAGAAAAGGACTTCCATTTAATTGTGAAGTTTTAAACTATTCGAAAAACGGAGGAGAATATTGGGTTAGTGTTCAAGGTCAAGCACTGTACAACAAGAAAGGTGAAATTCTTAAATATTTTGCTATAGAAGAGAATATTACACAACGAAAACTTCTTGAAATTCAACGTGAAGAATTGGTAACTAGTTTAGCAAGAATTAATCAAGAATTAGAAGATTATGCACAGATAGTTTCCCACGATTTAAAATCACCCTTAAGGAGTATTCATTCTTTAATTTCTTGGATAAAGGAAGATAATGATAAAGAGTTTAGCGAACAAACATTGCAATATTTATCAATGATTGAAAGTAAAGTTGAAAAAATGGATCATTTAATTCATGGGATATTAACTTATGCTAAAATTGATAAAGTAGATGAGGTGATAGAAGCTATTAGTATTAATGATATTGTGAAAAATATTATTGAAATGATAGATATACCTGAAAACATTCAAGTCATTATTAAAAATGAACTACCAACTATAGAAGCGGATAAGTTTCGAATGCAACAACTTTTTCAAAATATAATAAGCAATGCAGTAAATTATATTGATAAAGAAGAAGGTTTGGTCGAAGTTGATTTTTTTGAAAAAGAACATAGTTATGTTTTTTCAATTAAAGATAACGGACCAGGAATTGCTTTAGAAAATCAAGAAAAAATGTTCAATACTTTTCAATCTTTTACCAATAGTGAAAAATCTACAGGTTTAGGATTGTCTATCGTTAAAAAAGTAATTGAAACGTATAAAGGAAAAATTTGGTTAGAAAGTGAATTAAAGGTAGGAACTACATTCTTTATTAAACTAAAAAAACAACAACAATGA
- a CDS encoding Hpt domain-containing protein yields the protein MEKPNLNYINDLSGNDEEFKATMIGVLKKELPEEIKDYDEYIKKNDFFQASQSVHKLKHKISILGLEKSYYIAEEFENNLKSNSTALQEEFENFLRLMMNFVNDL from the coding sequence ATGGAAAAGCCTAATTTAAATTACATAAACGATCTGTCTGGAAATGATGAAGAATTTAAAGCAACCATGATTGGTGTTTTAAAGAAAGAATTGCCAGAAGAAATTAAAGATTATGATGAATATATAAAAAAGAACGATTTTTTTCAAGCTTCGCAATCCGTTCATAAGTTAAAGCATAAAATTTCTATTCTCGGTCTAGAAAAAAGTTATTATATTGCTGAAGAATTTGAAAACAATTTAAAAAGTAATTCTACTGCACTTCAAGAAGAATTTGAAAATTTTTTAAGGTTGATGATGAATTTCGTAAATGATTTATAA
- a CDS encoding MmcQ/YjbR family DNA-binding protein, which produces MNIQQLYEFCLSKNGVTEHFPFDEDTLVFKVGGKMFCLTSLKNWEKGTPSLNLKCNPERALELRANYEAVKPGYHMSKVHWNTVTFNSDVPNNLMIELINHSYELVYGSLTKKTRMEMEKS; this is translated from the coding sequence ATGAATATTCAACAATTATATGAGTTTTGCCTATCTAAAAATGGCGTAACTGAGCATTTTCCATTTGATGAAGATACATTAGTATTTAAAGTAGGTGGGAAAATGTTTTGTCTAACTTCATTGAAAAACTGGGAAAAAGGAACTCCTTCACTTAATTTAAAATGCAACCCAGAAAGAGCTTTGGAACTTAGGGCAAATTATGAAGCTGTGAAGCCAGGTTATCATATGAGTAAGGTACATTGGAATACTGTTACTTTTAATTCAGATGTGCCTAATAATTTGATGATAGAATTAATTAATCATTCTTATGAATTAGTTTATGGAAGTTTAACTAAAAAAACAAGAATGGAAATGGAAAAATCGTAA
- a CDS encoding response regulator, protein MTKSLNILLIEDDAIEVMKFNRVLKTLGANHKIIEANNGEDALAVLKEKEIIPDIIFLDLNMPKISGIEFLEILKNDEQLRYIPSIILSTSSNHKDILECYKIGIAGYVIKPLKYDDYLERIKRMLDYWSINELISQ, encoded by the coding sequence ATGACGAAATCACTAAATATTCTTTTAATTGAAGATGACGCAATCGAAGTAATGAAATTCAATAGAGTTTTAAAAACTTTAGGTGCAAATCATAAGATTATAGAAGCAAACAATGGAGAGGATGCTCTTGCAGTTCTTAAAGAGAAAGAAATAATACCAGATATTATTTTTTTAGACCTAAATATGCCTAAAATTAGTGGTATAGAATTTCTTGAAATATTAAAAAACGATGAACAACTAAGGTATATTCCGTCTATTATATTATCTACATCAAGTAATCATAAAGATATTTTAGAATGTTATAAAATTGGTATAGCAGGATATGTTATAAAACCATTAAAATATGATGATTATTTAGAGCGAATCAAACGAATGTTGGATTATTGGAGCATAAACGAGCTCATTTCTCAATAA
- a CDS encoding heme NO-binding domain-containing protein, whose translation MNRAIQELVVENHGEDTWDIILRKSSVNVDYFISAEPYEDAITFKLAKATSEEIGVSLEQTLVALGEWWVIKTTSKNYPGLMSSGGENLKDFLLNLPNFHNRIMLMYPKLTPPEFKISNITSNSIHLHYFSKREGLQEFVRGLLLGIGKLYNSPIDVDLLQTRLDGSSHEIFKVSW comes from the coding sequence GTGAACAGAGCAATCCAGGAATTAGTTGTTGAAAATCATGGGGAAGATACATGGGACATCATTTTAAGAAAAAGTAGCGTAAATGTAGATTATTTTATAAGTGCAGAACCTTATGAAGATGCTATTACATTTAAATTAGCAAAAGCGACTTCTGAAGAAATAGGAGTTTCTTTAGAACAAACGTTAGTTGCACTTGGTGAATGGTGGGTCATTAAAACTACTTCAAAAAATTATCCTGGATTAATGAGCTCGGGAGGAGAAAACTTAAAAGATTTTTTATTAAATTTACCTAACTTCCATAATAGGATCATGTTAATGTATCCTAAATTGACACCTCCTGAATTTAAAATAAGTAATATTACCTCCAATAGTATTCACTTACATTATTTTTCAAAAAGAGAGGGGCTTCAAGAATTTGTTAGGGGTTTACTTCTTGGAATAGGTAAATTATATAATTCACCTATAGACGTAGATTTACTGCAAACCAGATTGGATGGGAGTTCACATGAAATCTTTAAAGTAAGTTGGTAA